The following nucleotide sequence is from Methylotenera sp. G11.
GGATGAGGCTTCGCAAGGTATGAAATTCGAATACGGTGATATTCCTGCCGATTTGGTTGAGGTTGCGAATAAATGGCGTGAAAATATGGTTGAAGCTGCAGCTGAAGCCAGTGAAGAGTTGATGAACAAGTACCTGGAGGAAGGTGACTTGTCAGAAGCTGACATCATTTTTGGTATCCGTGCACGTACTATCGCAACGGAAATTCAGCCGATGCTGTGTGGTACTGCATTTAAAAACAAAGGTGTTCAGCGTATGCTGGATGCGGTGATCGACTTCTTGCCGTCACCTGTGGATATTCCTGATATCGAAGGTGAAGATGAAGATGGCGAGCGTGTTACTCGTAAAGCCTCTGATACTGAAGGCTTGTCGGCTTTGGCATTTAAGTTGATGACGGACCCGTTTGTGGGTCAGTTGACATTTATCCGTGTTTACTCAGGCGTTCTGAAAAAAGGTGACACTGTATACAACTCAGTAAAAGCCCGTAAAGAGCGCATTGGCCGTATCGTGCAAATGCATGCAAACACCCGTCAGGAAGTGGATGAGGTTGTAGCGGGCGACATCGCGGCCGCTATTGGTTTGAAAGATGTGACTACCGGTGAGTCATTGTGTGCGGTTGATAAGCCTATCATTCTTGAGCGCATGGTATTCCCTGAGCCAGTTATTCACGTAGCGGTTGAGCCAAAAACCAAAGCTGACCAGGAAAAAATGGGTATTGCACTGGGACGTCTGGCACAGGAAGATCCATCATTCCGCGTGCGCTCAGATGAAGAATCTGGCCAAACCATCATTTCAGGTATGGGTGAGTTGCACTTGGACATCATTGTTGACCGTATGCGTCGTGAGTTCAACGTGGAGGCTAGCGTAGGTGCTCCTCAAGTGGCTTACCGTGAAGCGATCAGGAAAAAAGTGGAAGTTGAAGGTAAGTTCGTTAAGCAGTCTGGCGGTAAGGGTCAGTACGGTCACGTATGGCTGATCATGGAGCCTAACGAAGCTGGTAAAGGGTTTGAATTCGTTGACCAAATTAAAGGCGGTACAGTTCCACGTGAATTTATCCCTGCAGTTGAAAAAGGTCTGCGCGAAACCATCCCATCAGGTATTCTGGCTGGTTTCCCGGTTGTTGACGTAAAAGTGACGTTGTTCGATGGCTCATACCATGACGTTGACTCAAACGAGAATGCGTTCAAGATGGCAGCTTCTATCGGCTTCAAAGATGGTATGCGCAAAGCTGATCCTGTATTGCTTGAGCCTATCATGGCGGTTGAAATTGAAACGCCTGAAGAGTACATGGGTGATGTGATGGGCGATTTGTCATCACGTCGCGGCATGATTCAAGGCATGGAAGATACGGCTGGTGGCGGTAAAGCAATTCGTGCAGAAGTACCATTATCGGAAATGTTTGGTTACGCAACGACTGTGCGTTCATTGTCACAAGGTCGTGCTAGCTATAGCATGGAATTCAAGCACTATGCTGAAGCGCCAAGAAATGTGGCTGAAGCCATCATGAACAAGAAATAGTTCATTACTAAATTTAGTTTTTAAAGTTTAAATAAAAGGAAATAATCATGGCAAAAGGTAAATTCGAACGGACCAAGCCGCACGTAAACGTAGGCACGATTGGCCACGTTGACCACGGTAAAACAACACTGACAGCGGCGATTACCACTGTACTGACCAAGAAATTCGGCGGCGAAGCAAAAGCTTACGACCAAATTGACGCGGCACCAGAAGAAAAAGCACGCGGCATCACCATCAACACAGCACACGTAGAATACGAAACAGCCACACGTCACTACGCACACGTTGACTGCCCAGGCCACGCCGACTATGTAAAAAACATGATTACCGGCGCAGCCCAAATGGACGGCGCAATCCTGGTATGTTCAGCAGCTGACGGCCCAATGCCACAAACACGCGAACACATCCTGCTGGCACGTCAAGTAGGCGTACCATACATCATCGTATACCTGAACAAAGCCGACCTGGTTGACGATCCTGAATTGTTGGAACTGGTTGAAATGGAAGTGCGTGACCTGTTAAGCAAATACGACTTCCCAGGCGACGACACCCCAATCATCACCGGCTCAGCACGTGCTGCGCTGGAAGGCGACCAATCAGACATCGGCGAACCATCCATCTTCAAACTGGCCGACGCACTCGACAGCTACATCCCGCTGCCAGAACGCGCAATCGACGGCACATTCCTGATGCCAGTAGAAGACGTATTCTCAATCTCAGGCCGCGGTACCGTAGTAACCGGTCGTGTAGAACGCGGCATTGTTAAAGTCGGCGACGAAATTGAAATCGTAGGTATCAAAGACACCCTGAAAACCACCTGTACCGGCGTTGAAATGTTCCGCAAACTGCTGGATCAAGGTCAAGCAGGCGACAACGTAGGCGTATTGCTGCGTGGTACCAAACGTGAAGAAGTGGAACGTGGTCAAGTATTGGCAAAAGCTGGCTCTATCAAACCGCACACCAAATTCACGGCAGAAATCTACGTGCTGGGTAAAGACGAAGGTGGTCGTCACACGCCATTCTTCCAAGGCTACCGTCCACAATTCTACTTCCGTACCACAGACGTAACTGGCGCAGTTGAATTGCCAGCGGGTACAGAAATGGTTATGCCAGGTGACAACGTATCAATCACAGTGACCCTGATTGCCCCGATCGCGATGGAAGAAGGCTTGCGCTTCGCTATCCGTGAAGGTGGCCGTACTGTGGGTGCTGGTGTTGTAGCTAAGATTATCGAGTAATTTTTGTAGTTAAATCAAACGGCAGGGTGAACCCTGCCGTTTCG
It contains:
- the fusA gene encoding elongation factor G, which codes for MARQTPINRYRNIGISAHIDAGKTTTTERILFYTGVNHKIGEVHDGAATMDWMEQEQERGITITSAATTCFWKGMAGQYEQHRFNIIDTPGHVDFTIEVERSMRVLDGACMVYCAVGGVQPQSETVWRQATKYKVPRLAFVNKMDRSGADFYKVVDQMRTRLKANPVPIVIPIGREDTFTGVVDLIKMKAIIWDEASQGMKFEYGDIPADLVEVANKWRENMVEAAAEASEELMNKYLEEGDLSEADIIFGIRARTIATEIQPMLCGTAFKNKGVQRMLDAVIDFLPSPVDIPDIEGEDEDGERVTRKASDTEGLSALAFKLMTDPFVGQLTFIRVYSGVLKKGDTVYNSVKARKERIGRIVQMHANTRQEVDEVVAGDIAAAIGLKDVTTGESLCAVDKPIILERMVFPEPVIHVAVEPKTKADQEKMGIALGRLAQEDPSFRVRSDEESGQTIISGMGELHLDIIVDRMRREFNVEASVGAPQVAYREAIRKKVEVEGKFVKQSGGKGQYGHVWLIMEPNEAGKGFEFVDQIKGGTVPREFIPAVEKGLRETIPSGILAGFPVVDVKVTLFDGSYHDVDSNENAFKMAASIGFKDGMRKADPVLLEPIMAVEIETPEEYMGDVMGDLSSRRGMIQGMEDTAGGGKAIRAEVPLSEMFGYATTVRSLSQGRASYSMEFKHYAEAPRNVAEAIMNKK
- the tuf gene encoding elongation factor Tu — its product is MAKGKFERTKPHVNVGTIGHVDHGKTTLTAAITTVLTKKFGGEAKAYDQIDAAPEEKARGITINTAHVEYETATRHYAHVDCPGHADYVKNMITGAAQMDGAILVCSAADGPMPQTREHILLARQVGVPYIIVYLNKADLVDDPELLELVEMEVRDLLSKYDFPGDDTPIITGSARAALEGDQSDIGEPSIFKLADALDSYIPLPERAIDGTFLMPVEDVFSISGRGTVVTGRVERGIVKVGDEIEIVGIKDTLKTTCTGVEMFRKLLDQGQAGDNVGVLLRGTKREEVERGQVLAKAGSIKPHTKFTAEIYVLGKDEGGRHTPFFQGYRPQFYFRTTDVTGAVELPAGTEMVMPGDNVSITVTLIAPIAMEEGLRFAIREGGRTVGAGVVAKIIE